A window of the Lolium perenne isolate Kyuss_39 chromosome 7, Kyuss_2.0, whole genome shotgun sequence genome harbors these coding sequences:
- the LOC127323842 gene encoding uncharacterized protein, producing the protein MESSHITGDDGEGCNSCESGWTMYLASPMQGDDDDGAKGSGSDGSNVDDGYGYRYIVHGRKGGKEYHDDGDDNDSLASDASTGPAKDKVQPSSPDGKEAPGHRKYGAAADDDKDDEKPEEEDDTRTRFSTSSRKKAASKTEKGGEGKSSKRGHGKKGSSSRTSFFW; encoded by the coding sequence ATGGAATCCTCCCATATCACTGGGGATGATGGCGAGGGCTGCAACAGCTGCGAGTCCGGGTGGACAATGTACCTGGCCTCCCCCATGCAAGGCGATGACGACGATGGCGCCAAGGGAAGCGGCAGCGATGGGAGCAATGTCGATGATGGCTATGGCTACAGGTACATCGTCCATGGCAGGAAAGGAGGCAAGGAGTaccatgatgatggcgatgacaaCGACTCCCTCGCCTCCGATGCTTCCACTGGACCAGCCAAGGACAAGGTGCAGCCCTCCTCGCCTGACGGCAAAGAAGCCCCGGGCCATCGAAAGTACGgtgccgccgccgacgacgacaAGGACGACGAGAAGCCAGAGGAGGAAGATGACACGCGCACCAGGTTCTCGACGAGCTCCCGAAAGAAAGCCGCTAGCAAGACGGAGAAAGGCGGCGAGGGGAAGTCATCCAAGCGTGGCCATGGCAAGAAGGGAAGCTCCTCAAGGACAAGCTTCTTTTGGTAA